The nucleotide sequence CTCATCCATCGAGGGCGTAGTTGAAGACGTGACGGAGATCATCCTGAATCTGAAAATGGTTCGGTTCAAGAAGATCAACGACATGGTTGATAACAAGATTACGGTCAACATTAAGAAACAGTCTGTTCTTAAGGCCGGAGATATATCTAAGTTCTCGCCGTCGTTCGAGGTGCTGAATCCTGAGCTGGAAATCTGCCACATCGATGATACGCGGGATCTGGAAATGGAGATTTTTGTGGAGAAAGGCCGGGGCTATGTTCCGGCTGATGAACCACGGGCGAACGAACTGCCTTTTGGACATATTCCGATCGACGCCATTTATACGCCGATTAAGAATGTGAAATATAGCGTAGAGAACACACGGGTTGAACAAAAGACCGACTATGAACGGCTGCTGCTGGATATCGAAACTGATGGTTCGATTCATCCGGAAGAAGCTCTGAAAGGAGCGGCCTACATTCTGATTCAGCACTTTATGCTGTTCTCTGATCAGACTATGACCTTCGAAACGGCTAAGCCGGAGGAGGAGAATGTTGTTGATGAGGAAGTACTGCATATGCGGAAACTTCTCAAAACATCACTGGCTGATCTTGACTTATCTGTTCGGGCTTACAACTGTTTGAAATCAGCTGACGTCCGGACCCTAGGGGACCTTGTTCGGCTGGAGATTTCAGATATGATGAAGTTCCGC is from Spirosoma taeanense and encodes:
- a CDS encoding DNA-directed RNA polymerase subunit alpha; its protein translation is MSILAFQMPDKVVVEKADDFHGVFEFKPLEKGYGVTIGNALRRILLSSLEGYAITSVKFPGVLHEFSSIEGVVEDVTEIILNLKMVRFKKINDMVDNKITVNIKKQSVLKAGDISKFSPSFEVLNPELEICHIDDTRDLEMEIFVEKGRGYVPADEPRANELPFGHIPIDAIYTPIKNVKYSVENTRVEQKTDYERLLLDIETDGSIHPEEALKGAAYILIQHFMLFSDQTMTFETAKPEEENVVDEEVLHMRKLLKTSLADLDLSVRAYNCLKSADVRTLGDLVRLEISDMMKFRNFGKKSLTELEQLVAEKNLTFGMDVAKYRLDED